GTCTCCGTGCTGCGCCGCCTGAGGGAGAGCGTGCCGACGAGTGCCGAGGGGCTGGTGGCGCGGGCGCTGCAGGACCAGGGCAACATGCGGCTCGCCCTGCGCTCGGAGGGGTATTACGGCGGCACGGCGCGGATCACCCTGGCGGGGGAGGCGCCGGACGCGGCGGGCCTGGCGCTGCGCCTGGCGAACCGCGGGACGGAGCCGGTGCCGGTCGTGATCTCGGCGGAGACAGGGCCGCAGTACACCATCTCCACCGCTACCCTGCGGCCGGACGTGGTGGACACTGACATCTCCGGCGCCGGTGAGGTCGCGGGGCTCGGCCCGGGCGACCCGGCGCGGGCGGAGGTTGTGAACTCCACTCAGGAGACGGTGCTGACCCGGCTGCGCGAGGCGGGGCACCCCTTCGCCGGCGTGCCGCGCCGGCAGATCACGGTGGACCACGACGCCCGGACGATGGAGGTGGTCTACTTCGTCCAGCCCGGCCCCCGCGCCCGCTTCGCCCAGCCGGTGGTGGAGGGGTCCGAGAACGTGGATCCGGAGCTTCTCCGCCGCGCCTCCAGCCCGCTGGCTGGAGAGGTTTACGACCCGCGGGAGCTGGACCGCGTCAGGCGGGACGTGCTGGCGCTCGGCGTCTTCGGCACGGTGCGCGCCCGCACCGGGGAGAGGCTGGACCCGGACGGGCGGCTGCCCGTCACCTTCCTCGTCGCCGAGCGTCCGTTCCGGGCCATCGGCGTCACGGGCGCCTACGAGACGCGCTACGGCCCGACGGTGCGCGCCTACTGGGAGCACCGGAACCTCTTCGGCGCGGCGGAGCGGCTGCGGGTGGAGGCTGAGCTCTCCCGCCCCACCCAGCGGGGCGTGAGCGACTGGGGCTATCGGCTGGGGGCCAACCTGCGCCAGCCCTGGTTCGCCGGGCTGAACGCGACGGCGGTGAGCGACGTGACGATCCTGCGGGAGCGCCTGCTGGCCTATGACCGCGATGCGGTGACGGCCGGCTTCTCCCTCGAGCGAAAGATCGACCCGCGCCTCACCCTCTCCGCCGGCATCGCCGGCGAGGTGGGGCGCACGGAGGAGACAGACCAGACTCTGAAGTACACCCTCGTCTCCTTGCCGCTCGGGGCGCGGTTCGACGGCACGGACAACGTGCTGGACCCCTCGCGCGGCTACCGGGCAAACCTTCTGATCTCCCCCACGATCTCCCTCGGGGCTTCGACGGAGCTCTTCACCCGCATCCGGGGCACCGGCAGCGCCTATTTCGACCTCTCCGGCGGCAAGGGCAGCATCCTCGCGCTCCGGGCCGGCTTCGGCACCGTCGCCGGGGCGGAGGCGGGCAGCATTCCCCCGCATCTCCGCTTCTACGCGGGCGGCGGCGGCTCCGTGCGCGGCTACGACTACCAGATCATCGGACCGCGGCGGGCGGACCGCACGCCGCGCGGCGGCCTCTCCCTGCTGGA
This genomic window from Pararoseomonas sp. SCSIO 73927 contains:
- a CDS encoding autotransporter assembly complex family protein gives rise to the protein MRSLHPGFALLPLLLVGPALGQPAGEPAAEAPRPAAPAEPDDADGPVRSYEVSFTATGDARLNTAMEGVSVLRRLRESVPTSAEGLVARALQDQGNMRLALRSEGYYGGTARITLAGEAPDAAGLALRLANRGTEPVPVVISAETGPQYTISTATLRPDVVDTDISGAGEVAGLGPGDPARAEVVNSTQETVLTRLREAGHPFAGVPRRQITVDHDARTMEVVYFVQPGPRARFAQPVVEGSENVDPELLRRASSPLAGEVYDPRELDRVRRDVLALGVFGTVRARTGERLDPDGRLPVTFLVAERPFRAIGVTGAYETRYGPTVRAYWEHRNLFGAAERLRVEAELSRPTQRGVSDWGYRLGANLRQPWFAGLNATAVSDVTILRERLLAYDRDAVTAGFSLERKIDPRLTLSAGIAGEVGRTEETDQTLKYTLVSLPLGARFDGTDNVLDPSRGYRANLLISPTISLGASTELFTRIRGTGSAYFDLSGGKGSILALRAGFGTVAGAEAGSIPPHLRFYAGGGGSVRGYDYQIIGPRRADRTPRGGLSLLEGSVELRQRITGPYGIAVFADAGSVGQDALSGFGDLAFGVGAGVRYATAIGPIRADIALPLTKVPGNSGFGLYVGIGQAF